The region CGGGCACCGCGACTCCGCTCGCGGGCTTCGCCACGCAGTCCTCGGCCAAGGTGTCGGACACTCCCGCGGCCATCTCCACGCCCGGCTATCCCACGTCCGGCTGGCACCCCGTGGGCCCCCGGTCGACGGTGCTCGCCGGGCTGCTCGACGCCGGCACGTACCCGGATCCGTTCTACTCGACCAACCTCAAGAAGATCCCGGCGGCCGACTTCGCCGTCCCCTGGTGGTACCGAAGCGACTTCACCGTGGCCGACCCCTCCCGCCGCACCTATCTGGACGTCAGCGGTGTCGTGTCCGCCGCCGATGTGTATGTCAACGGCGTCCAGGCCGCCACCAAGGACCGGATCGCCGGCGCGTACACCCACCATGAGCTGGACGTCACCGACCTGGTCAAGGCGGGCACCAACACCGTGGCGTTCCGTGTCCAGCCCAACGATCCGCGCAAGAACCTCACGATGGGCTGGATCGACTGGCTGCAGCCCCCGCCCGACGAGAACATGGGCATCGTCCGCGATGTGCTGATCCGCCGCGGTGGCCCGGTGGCCCTGCGCGACGCGCATGTGACGACCCGGCTGGACACCGACTCGCTCGCCTCCGCCGAACTCACCGTCAAGACCCAGGTCCGCAACGACTCCGGCGCCACGGTCGCCGCCACGGTCTCCGGTACGGCCGGCCCCGCGGACATCAGCCGCACGGTTTCGCTCGCCCCGCACGAGACCAGGACCGTCACCTTCACCCCCGACGACGTTCCGGCACTGCGACTGGACCGGCCCAAGGTGTGGTGGCCCGCCGGGATGGGCGATCAGCCGCTGTACGACCTCGACCTGACCGCCACCGTCTCGGGCACCCCCTCCGACACCGCTCACCACCGCTTCGGCATCCGCGATGTCAAGGCGCCGCTGAACGCCGACGGTGCCCGTGAGTACCGCATCAACGGACGCCCGCTGCTGATCAAGGCGGGCGGCTGGTCCCCCGATGTGTTTCTGCGCTGGGACGCCCGCTCGGTGGAGGACCGGCTGAAGTACACCCTCGACCTGGGGCTGAACACCGTCCGTCTCGAAGGTCATATCGAGCCGGACGAGTTCTTCGACCTCACGGACCGCTACGGCATCCTGACCCTCCCCGGCTGGGAGTGCTGCGACAAGTGGGAGGGCCAGGTCAACGGCGATGAGACGGGGGATAAGTGGAGCGCCGCCGACTACCCCGTCGCCAAGGACTCGATGGCCGCCGAGGCCGCGCGGCTGCGCGACCACCCCAGCGTCATCTCCTTCCTCATCGGCAGTGACTTCGCCCCCGACGCCACCATCGAGAAGAACTACCTCGACGCCCTCGAGGCGGCGGACTGGCCGAATCCGGTGATCTCCGCCGCCTCCGCCAAGTCCTCCCCGAAGCTCGGAAAGTCCGGCATGAAGATGACGGGCCCCTACGACTGGGTCCCGCCGGACTACTGGTACGCCAAGCGGGAGGGCGGGGCCACCGGCTTCAACTCCGAGACCAGTGCCGGACCCGACATCCCCACCCTGGACACGCTCCGGCGCATGATGTCCCCCAGCGAACTGGAGACCCTGTGGCGGGACCCGTCGGCCAAGCAGTACCACCGGTCCCCCTCGGACACCTTCGGTGACCTCAAGCTGTTCGACAACGCGCTGATCGGCCGCTACGGGCCGCCGACCGGGCTGACGGACTATGTGCGCAAGGCGCGGCTCGCGCGGTACGAGGCGGTGCGCGCCCAGTTCGAGGCGTACGCGCGCAACTTCTCCGACGCCTCCCGGCCCGCCACCGGTGTCGTCCACTGGATGCTGAACAGCGGCTGGACCTCGCTCCACTGGCAGCTCTTCGACCGCTATCTGGACCAGGGCGGGGCCTACTACGGCGCCAAGAAGGCCAATGAGCCGCTGCACATCCAGTATTCGTACGACTCCCGCTCGGTTGTCGTGGTCAACAGCCGGCACACCGCCGCCACCGGTCTCACCGCCCGGGTCAGCCTCTACACCCCCGACGGCACCCGGAAGTTCGACAAGAGCGCCACCGGTCTTCGGGTGCCGGGCGACGGTGGCAAGGCCACCGCGCTCACCGTCCCGGCGAACGTGAGCGGAGTGTCCGGCACCTATCTGGCCAAGCTCCAGCTCACCGATGGCGCGGGCAAGGAGATCGGCCGCAATGTGTACTGGCTCTCCACGGAGCAGGACGTGCTCGACTGGGACAACACCGACTGGTACTACACCCCCACCACCTCCTACGCGGATCTGACCGGGCTCGACGACATGGCCGAGGCGCCCGTGTCCGCCACCGCCACCACGACCGGCGGGCCGGACTCCACCGCCACCACGACCGTCACCCTGCGCAACACCGCGAGCCGCGGCACACCGG is a window of Streptomyces violaceusniger Tu 4113 DNA encoding:
- a CDS encoding glycoside hydrolase family 2 protein, with translation MVLRPAPSRRRARARVRRALTASLAVGGLLLTVSLTTGAAPPRPGTAAGAPAPVTRVGGAPGTATPLAGFATQSSAKVSDTPAAISTPGYPTSGWHPVGPRSTVLAGLLDAGTYPDPFYSTNLKKIPAADFAVPWWYRSDFTVADPSRRTYLDVSGVVSAADVYVNGVQAATKDRIAGAYTHHELDVTDLVKAGTNTVAFRVQPNDPRKNLTMGWIDWLQPPPDENMGIVRDVLIRRGGPVALRDAHVTTRLDTDSLASAELTVKTQVRNDSGATVAATVSGTAGPADISRTVSLAPHETRTVTFTPDDVPALRLDRPKVWWPAGMGDQPLYDLDLTATVSGTPSDTAHHRFGIRDVKAPLNADGAREYRINGRPLLIKAGGWSPDVFLRWDARSVEDRLKYTLDLGLNTVRLEGHIEPDEFFDLTDRYGILTLPGWECCDKWEGQVNGDETGDKWSAADYPVAKDSMAAEAARLRDHPSVISFLIGSDFAPDATIEKNYLDALEAADWPNPVISAASAKSSPKLGKSGMKMTGPYDWVPPDYWYAKREGGATGFNSETSAGPDIPTLDTLRRMMSPSELETLWRDPSAKQYHRSPSDTFGDLKLFDNALIGRYGPPTGLTDYVRKARLARYEAVRAQFEAYARNFSDASRPATGVVHWMLNSGWTSLHWQLFDRYLDQGGAYYGAKKANEPLHIQYSYDSRSVVVVNSRHTAATGLTARVSLYTPDGTRKFDKSATGLRVPGDGGKATALTVPANVSGVSGTYLAKLQLTDGAGKEIGRNVYWLSTEQDVLDWDNTDWYYTPTTSYADLTGLDDMAEAPVSATATTTGGPDSTATTTVTLRNTASRGTPALLVDAHLVNGSDAPVLPVRWSDNEVSLWPGESVTLTATYRTADLGGSAPSVRISGWNTATRTVPAAAKSR